In a genomic window of Pseudomonas oryzihabitans:
- the gnd gene encoding phosphogluconate dehydrogenase (NAD(+)-dependent, decarboxylating): protein MQLGIIGLGRMGGNIARRLMKHGHEVAVYDRSAETVAGLGKEGAIATDGLDGVIAALAQPRAIWVMLPAGEPTEQTIAELADRLAPGDVIIDGGNSYYKDDIRRAKSLAEKGIDYVDVGTSGGVWGLERGYCMMIGGKSAAVERLEPIFEALAPGYGSIERTKGRNAPDERAERGYIFTGPAGSGHFVKMVHNGIEYGLMQAYAEGFDILKMKNSDKLPEDERFDLDLADIAEVWRRGSVVSSWLLDLTAQALAGDVALEKFSGSVADSGEGRWTIEAAIEEAVPVNVLSAALYARFRSRQQATYADKLLSAMRFGFGGHVEIPQ from the coding sequence ATGCAATTGGGAATCATCGGACTGGGCCGCATGGGCGGCAACATCGCACGGCGTTTGATGAAGCATGGACATGAAGTCGCGGTCTACGACCGCAGTGCCGAAACCGTGGCCGGGCTCGGCAAGGAAGGCGCCATCGCTACCGATGGTCTCGATGGCGTCATCGCGGCCCTGGCGCAGCCGCGCGCCATCTGGGTCATGCTGCCCGCCGGCGAGCCGACCGAGCAGACCATCGCCGAGCTGGCCGACCGCCTGGCTCCCGGCGACGTCATCATCGATGGCGGCAACAGCTACTACAAGGACGACATCCGGCGTGCCAAGAGCCTGGCCGAGAAAGGCATCGACTACGTCGACGTCGGCACCTCCGGCGGCGTCTGGGGCCTGGAGCGCGGCTACTGCATGATGATCGGCGGCAAGTCCGCGGCGGTCGAGCGCCTGGAGCCGATCTTCGAGGCCCTGGCCCCCGGCTACGGTAGCATCGAGCGCACCAAGGGCCGCAATGCCCCGGACGAGCGCGCCGAGCGCGGCTACATCTTCACCGGCCCGGCCGGTTCCGGTCACTTCGTCAAGATGGTGCACAACGGCATCGAGTACGGCCTGATGCAGGCCTACGCCGAGGGCTTCGACATCCTCAAGATGAAGAACAGCGACAAGCTGCCGGAAGACGAGCGCTTCGACCTGGACCTGGCCGACATCGCCGAGGTCTGGCGCCGTGGCAGCGTGGTGTCCTCCTGGCTGCTGGACCTGACCGCCCAGGCCCTGGCCGGCGACGTCGCGCTGGAGAAATTCTCCGGCTCGGTGGCCGACAGCGGCGAAGGTCGCTGGACCATCGAGGCGGCCATCGAGGAGGCGGTGCCGGTCAACGTACTGTCCGCGGCCCTCTATGCCCGTTTCCGCTCCCGCCAGCAAGCCACCTATGCCGACAAGCTCCTGTCGGCCATGAGATTCGGCTTCGGCGGCCACGTCGAAATCCCGCAGTAA
- a CDS encoding bifunctional transaldolase/phosoglucose isomerase, translated as MSNPLKQLTEQGQAVWLDFVSREFLAKGELQKLIERDGLTGVTSNPSIFEKAMGHGSDYDASLKAFLEKADAEPVDVYEHLAIEDIQQAADILRPVYDRLEGRDGYVSLEVSPYLALDTRATLEEARRLWQAVDRPNLMVKVPGTPEGAVAVRKLIEEGINVNVTLLFDRNAYMAVAEAYISGLEARLHQGQDISRLASVASFFISRVDGVLDKRIDERKGSDGELAALRGKIAIANAKLAYQDYLRLIESPRWKVLEAKGARPQRLLWASTGSKDAAYPDTLYVDQLIGPDTVNTMPPKTMDAFRDHGTVAPMLITDIEAAQRVLDATAQGGLDLDGVAKQLVKDGARQFEDAADALLGAVGQKRLDFLGERLNAASYRLPKALNEAVEARLDEARREGWSRRLWQGDASLWTGRDEDQWVGWLAAAQGRQADPAALSALAEAVRSEGLDTVVLLGMGGSSLGPEVLANTLGTASGGLTLKVLDSTDPAQISALEDQLDLRKTLFLVSSKSGSTLEPEILRAYFHQAVARALGEAEVQRRFVAITDPGSKLEASATAQGYRAIFQGDPHIGGRYSVLSVFGMVPLALLGHSVADFFQVTQPMVLACSPSAPPAINPGIRLGVVLGEAVRAGRDKVTLIASPGVSSLGAWLEQLLAESTGKQGKGIIPVDLEPLGEPDVYGADRVFVSLVLAGEEDAEREARLQALAAAGHPVVDIRLARAELIGQEFFRWEVATEVAGAVIGINPFDQPDVEASKVKTRALTDGYEREGQLSGDQPLLEEGDLALFGDADLQGQDSARAAIKAHLARLQPGDYLAVLAYLERNALHQEALSAMRDSIRDSKRVATVGGFGPRFLHSTGQAYKGGPNSGVFIQITADAQNDLEIPGRSLSFGVVEAAQAKGDLEVLAERGRRYLRVHIKGGDIDAGLQQIVELVEAAVA; from the coding sequence ATGAGCAATCCACTCAAACAGTTGACGGAGCAGGGGCAGGCGGTATGGCTCGATTTCGTCAGCCGCGAGTTTCTCGCCAAAGGCGAGCTGCAGAAGCTGATCGAGCGTGACGGCCTGACCGGCGTTACCTCCAATCCGTCGATCTTCGAGAAGGCCATGGGGCACGGCAGCGACTACGATGCCAGCCTCAAGGCCTTTCTGGAAAAGGCCGATGCCGAGCCGGTGGACGTCTACGAACACCTGGCCATCGAAGACATCCAGCAGGCCGCCGACATCCTGCGCCCGGTCTATGACCGGCTGGAGGGGCGCGATGGCTATGTGAGCCTGGAGGTCTCGCCCTATCTGGCGCTGGATACCCGCGCCACTCTGGAGGAGGCCCGTCGCCTCTGGCAGGCGGTGGATCGGCCCAACCTGATGGTCAAGGTACCCGGCACGCCCGAAGGGGCGGTGGCGGTCCGCAAGCTGATCGAAGAGGGGATCAACGTCAACGTGACCCTGCTGTTCGATCGCAACGCCTACATGGCGGTGGCTGAGGCCTATATCTCCGGTCTGGAAGCGCGGCTGCACCAGGGCCAGGACATCTCCCGCCTGGCCAGCGTGGCCAGTTTCTTCATCAGCCGGGTGGATGGCGTGCTGGACAAGCGCATCGACGAGCGCAAGGGCAGTGACGGCGAGTTGGCGGCGCTGCGCGGCAAGATCGCCATCGCCAATGCCAAGTTGGCCTACCAGGACTACCTGCGGCTGATCGAGTCGCCGCGCTGGAAGGTGCTGGAAGCCAAGGGCGCGCGGCCGCAGCGCCTGCTGTGGGCCTCCACCGGCTCCAAGGACGCGGCCTATCCCGATACCCTCTATGTGGATCAACTGATCGGGCCGGATACCGTCAACACCATGCCGCCCAAGACCATGGACGCCTTCCGCGACCATGGCACTGTGGCGCCCATGCTGATCACCGATATCGAAGCCGCGCAGCGAGTGCTGGATGCGACCGCCCAAGGCGGACTCGATCTGGATGGCGTGGCCAAGCAACTGGTCAAGGACGGCGCCCGCCAGTTCGAGGACGCCGCCGATGCCCTGCTGGGCGCGGTAGGGCAGAAGCGCCTCGATTTTCTCGGCGAGCGCCTCAATGCGGCTAGCTATCGTCTACCCAAGGCCCTGAACGAAGCCGTCGAGGCCCGCCTCGACGAAGCCCGGCGCGAAGGCTGGTCCCGGCGCCTCTGGCAGGGCGATGCCTCGCTGTGGACCGGGCGCGACGAAGACCAGTGGGTGGGCTGGCTCGCCGCTGCCCAGGGCCGCCAGGCCGATCCCGCGGCGCTCTCGGCGCTGGCCGAGGCCGTGCGGAGTGAAGGCCTGGATACCGTGGTGCTGCTGGGCATGGGCGGTTCCAGTCTGGGGCCGGAGGTGCTGGCCAATACCCTGGGCACCGCCAGCGGCGGTCTCACCCTCAAGGTACTGGATTCCACCGATCCGGCGCAGATCAGCGCGCTGGAAGACCAACTGGACCTGCGCAAGACCCTGTTCCTGGTGTCCAGCAAGTCCGGTTCGACCCTGGAGCCGGAAATCCTGCGTGCCTATTTCCACCAGGCCGTGGCGCGGGCGCTGGGTGAGGCCGAGGTACAGCGGCGTTTCGTCGCCATCACCGATCCGGGTTCCAAGCTCGAAGCCAGCGCCACCGCCCAGGGTTATCGCGCCATCTTCCAGGGCGATCCCCATATCGGCGGCCGCTACTCGGTGCTCTCGGTGTTCGGCATGGTGCCCCTGGCATTGCTCGGCCACTCCGTGGCCGACTTCTTCCAGGTCACCCAGCCCATGGTGCTGGCCTGCAGCCCCAGTGCACCACCGGCCATCAACCCTGGCATCCGTCTGGGCGTGGTACTGGGCGAGGCGGTCCGTGCCGGGCGCGACAAGGTGACTCTGATCGCTTCGCCTGGGGTGTCCAGCCTGGGGGCCTGGTTGGAGCAATTGCTGGCTGAAAGTACCGGCAAGCAAGGCAAGGGCATCATTCCGGTGGACCTGGAGCCGCTCGGTGAACCGGACGTCTACGGCGCGGATCGGGTGTTCGTCAGCTTGGTGTTGGCCGGCGAAGAAGACGCCGAGCGCGAGGCCCGTCTACAGGCGCTGGCCGCGGCGGGGCATCCGGTGGTCGACATCCGTCTTGCCCGTGCCGAGCTGATCGGTCAGGAATTCTTCCGCTGGGAAGTGGCTACCGAGGTGGCCGGTGCGGTCATCGGCATCAATCCCTTCGATCAACCCGACGTGGAGGCCAGCAAGGTCAAGACCCGCGCCCTCACCGATGGCTACGAGCGCGAAGGCCAACTGAGCGGCGACCAACCCCTATTGGAAGAAGGTGATCTGGCGCTGTTCGGCGATGCTGACCTGCAGGGGCAGGACAGCGCGCGGGCCGCCATCAAGGCGCACCTGGCGCGTTTGCAGCCCGGTGATTACCTGGCGGTGCTGGCTTATCTGGAGCGCAATGCATTGCATCAGGAAGCCTTAAGCGCCATGCGTGATAGCATTCGCGACAGCAAGCGCGTAGCGACCGTCGGCGGCTTCGGCCCCCGTTTTCTGCACTCCACCGGGCAGGCCTATAAAGGCGGCCCCAATTCGGGGGTGTTCATCCAGATTACCGCCGATGCCCAGAACGACCTGGAGATTCCCGGGCGCAGCCTGAGCTTCGGCGTCGTCGAGGCCGCCCAGGCCAAGGGCGACCTCGAGGTACTGGCCGAACGTGGACGGCGTTACCTGCGTGTGCACATCAAGGGCGGCGACATAGACGCTGGCCTGCAACAAATCGTCGAACTGGTCGAGGCGGCGGTCGCCTGA